Below is a window of Verrucomicrobiota bacterium DNA.
ACCCGGCCTGGGGCGGCGTTTACCAATACTCGACTGACGGGGATTGGGACCATCCGCATTTTGAAAAGATCATGCAAATGCAGGCAGAAAACCTGCGGATTTACGCTCAGGCCTACGCAGTGTGGCATGATCCCATCTATCTGCAGGCCGCCCGGCAGATTCACCGGTACTTGAGAGATTTTCTTACCGCGCCCGCCGGCGCGTTCTACACCAGTCAGGATGCCGACCTCATCGAGGGCGAACACGCCGGAAACTATTTTGCGCTCAACGACGGGGCGCGCAGGCGGCTCGGCATTCCGCGGGTAGACACGCATATCTACGCACGCGAAAACGGCTGGGCCATCCATGCACTCGCCATCTTCTACGAGGTTGCGGGTGAGCCGGGGTACCTGTCTGACGCGGTCCGCGCGGCGCACTGGATTTTAGAGCACCGCAGCCTGGGCGAAGGCGGTTTTTCCCACGACGCCAATGATCCGGCCGGACCTTATCTGGGCGACAGCCTGGCGATGGGACAAGCGTTTCTCAGCCTCTACGCGGCAACAGCCGACCGTGCCTGGCTCACAAGGGCTGAGGGGGCGATGGATTACCTTTCGGCGCACTTCAAGGCTGAAGTTGGTTACCTCACTGCAGCCGGCGGCACCGCATTGGGAGCCAGGCCGCAGGTCGACGAGAATGCGACCGTTGCGCGTTTCGCCAATCTACTTTACCACTACACGGGTGAATGGCGCTTCCGGCAAGCAGCTGAACACGCAATCCGGTTTCTCGTGCTGCCGGCAGCGGCAGAGCGCCGCGGCTTCCAGGTTGCCGGCTTCCTGCTGGCCGACCGCGAATTTAACGCGCTGCCCGTCCACGTGACCGTAGTGGGCCGAAAAGATGACTCAACGGCCCAGGCTTTGTTCAAGGCGGCGCTCCAGCAACCGGCAACTTACAAGCGGATTGAATGGTGGGACGCCCGGGAAGGCACGTTGCCAAATCCGGACGTCCAATACCCTGAGTTGGCGACCCCAGCGGCATTCGTCTGTACGGACCGCAGTTGCTCTGCGCCCGTCCTGTTACCCGCTACGCTCGACCGCGTGCTGCGCCGGTTGCCGCGTTGAGAACACCGTAGATTACCGGCAGTACCCTCGCCAGCGCCGCATGCATCCGGTTCTCGAGGATGGTCGCACCTAAGTGAAAACTAAATGGGGCTTCCGGGAGAATGGGCCCGAGGAAATCAAAGAAATCGCATGATCCCCGCGTTTGGAACTGATCAGAGGATTAACCTGGAGATGGCGGTAGAGCGTTTTTACCAGCCACTGTACCGGTTCGCTTACGGGCTGACGCACAACGACGAAGCCGAAGCGCTGGACCTGACCCAGCAGACCTTTTTGCGCTTGGTCCGGCACGGCCACCCGTTGCGCGCGCCCGACAACGTCCAACGCTGGTTATTCACCACTTTACGCCGGGAATTTTTGCGCTCGGCGCGCCACCGGCGCCGGCGCCCGCAGGTGGCCTTTCGGGCCGGCGAGCACGAGCGCGCCGCCCAGGACGCAGCGGGGTGGGTCGTCAGCGGCGGCGAGGAGGCCGCGGCTTGGGCGTTAGACGCGCCGGCCATCCTGGAGGCTTTGGCGCAGGTCGAGCCGGCCTGCCGCGCGGCGCTGCAGCTCTACTACTTGGCCGAGTTATCCTGCCGCGAGATCGCTTGCGCGCTCGGCATCCCCATCGGCACGGTCATCTCGCGGTTAGCCCGCGGCAAGGACCAGTTGCGGGTCAGGTTGAGCCACTTGCCCGCCCATCCCGAGTGAAAGGGTGACCCCAAGGGATCGGGGCCACGTCACCCGTCCAACTCTGAGCTGACGGCAATCAAACCGGACCGGCAGAATCATGACTAACGTTGCCGGACAGACGGGAAACGAGCGTGACGCGGTGCGGGACGGCCCGGTTTCGCAGGCCCGAAACCGGTTCGTGCTCCGGCGCATTTTGAGGGCGAGAACGCTGCTACTCGTCGGACTGAATGCCGCCGGCGCGGTTTCGCTGCTCGGGACCATGCTGCTGATCAAACTGGGCCTGCGGCGGACGCCTGATCCCTGGCGGCGGACGCTTGGCCTTGGCCTGCGTTCCGAGGGGTGCAAGTTCGCTCTGAGCGCGTTCGGTCTCCGGCTTGCAGCCGAACCCCCGACGGGCGCACCAGTTTCTGACCGTGAGCAGGAGGAGCAGCTCGCCGAGCGCCTGGCCGGATTTCTCCGGAACGAGCCGGACGCGCACTTCGTGCTCCGGCAGGACCGTTTCTGCACGTGTCGCGTGCCGAGCCCGCAGGTCGACGTCACGCTCGCCCGGTTTTCGCCTTCCGGAGAACTGCAGTCGATCCGGCCCTTCCTCGACGATCGTCAGGCGCTCGCCCCGGGGGAATCCGACCGCTTCGAGATCGAAGGAGACGTTATCGAGGAATACAACCGGACGCGCCACCTGCCCGAGCGCACCCGGGCCAGGGTGCTCGTTCCCAACCTGCGAAGGCGGTGGGGCGGGCGAGAGAACGCGCCGGTGCGCCGGCAGCTGAGAACCTCGTACGGCGAGCGAATCGTGAGGAGCGTCTGCCTCTCATTTGAGCTCGCCGCGTCGGAATCTGACAAACGCTTTGAACCGCCGGACTTCCGCTTTCGCAGGGTGATCGGGTTGGGTTTTTTGAATTTCGTGTGCCGGAGGCTGCCTGACGGCGCCGTCGATCTATGGATGCAGGTACACCATACCGGCGGCGACGGCGTGCCCATGCAGGAGCTTCTTACGCGGCTCGAGAGCGCATGGGGCGCTGATGACCAGACATTTTATCCCGCTGATCGTGGCAACCTACCCGAACCTGTGCCTTGCTGCGCGTCGCCACAGGAGCGCCCGCTTCATGTCATAACCGATTTCATCGATTTCGCGCCCCTGCTTGCTTTACGCAAAGGGTTGAACCAGCGGTCGGCCAATGAAATTGCCGGGAACATCCCGGTCGGATGCCTTCTCCTTTGGTGCCTCGCACACCGGCCTGAGTTCGCGGGCGTCACTTTTGCCAGCACGGTCGACGTTCCGGCTACTGACACCCAGGCACGCGCGGTGGATTTTGTGCCGATCCGTCCGGGCGCTTACATGCAGACGGGGCTTGGCGGATTTGTGGCTTTTGTGGACGATTTTCGCCGGCGGACTGACCAGTCTCGCGCCCGTCAGAGCGCCGGTTATAAAGCGATGCGGCGGCTGGCCCTCTTACCGCCCGCGCTCGCATCCGCGGCGCTGCGGATGAATCCGGAGGCGGCCCGTTCGGCGTTCGGCAGCGTAGGCGTGTCGATTGTTAAAGAAGGCAAAGTGGGGGTGGGCACGATGGCAGACGCCGGTTTCGACGGCGGCTTCATCGTGATCGGGAGTATGTCGCTGCCGTGCTCGGGCGGCGGTACCACCACCTCGGTCAGCATCAAGGGAGAGCCCGCCGCCATCCGGCGGTATCCGCTGGCGATCCGCCAAGCGATTAAGGTGAGCAGCGCCGCTCTCGGGCTGGAACAGGGGCTTGGGTCCTGACGTTTTTGGGCATCCGCTCTTCCCGGCGGGCCATCCGCTTCGCCCGCACGTCTCGCCGTTGCCCGACCGGCCCTCCATCGCGGCAGGCAACAGCTTTTGAGCCGTATCGTCGAGCCCGTCCTGCCAGTCATACCATTTA
It encodes the following:
- a CDS encoding thioredoxin domain-containing protein; this encodes MRTRLLVLTALALSAPGKSLANPPAIDWEPWSEDVFARAQQEHRFVLLDLGTGWCHWCHVMEKVTYEDPKVIELIQARYLAVRADADARPDLANCYEDYGWPATIVFGPDRGEIVKRRGYIPPRPMAAMLQAIIDDPTPGPSVLPEPVLTPGGEMELRPEARDRFRQVLFENYDDRRAGWGTTQKFLPWDIIEYCMGETLGGDRRGGRFERMARETLAANLRLIDPAWGGVYQYSTDGDWDHPHFEKIMQMQAENLRIYAQAYAVWHDPIYLQAARQIHRYLRDFLTAPAGAFYTSQDADLIEGEHAGNYFALNDGARRRLGIPRVDTHIYARENGWAIHALAIFYEVAGEPGYLSDAVRAAHWILEHRSLGEGGFSHDANDPAGPYLGDSLAMGQAFLSLYAATADRAWLTRAEGAMDYLSAHFKAEVGYLTAAGGTALGARPQVDENATVARFANLLYHYTGEWRFRQAAEHAIRFLVLPAAAERRGFQVAGFLLADREFNALPVHVTVVGRKDDSTAQALFKAALQQPATYKRIEWWDAREGTLPNPDVQYPELATPAAFVCTDRSCSAPVLLPATLDRVLRRLPR
- a CDS encoding sigma-70 family RNA polymerase sigma factor, coding for MIPAFGTDQRINLEMAVERFYQPLYRFAYGLTHNDEAEALDLTQQTFLRLVRHGHPLRAPDNVQRWLFTTLRREFLRSARHRRRRPQVAFRAGEHERAAQDAAGWVVSGGEEAAAWALDAPAILEALAQVEPACRAALQLYYLAELSCREIACALGIPIGTVISRLARGKDQLRVRLSHLPAHPE